A section of the Candidatus Saccharimonadia bacterium genome encodes:
- a CDS encoding phosphoribosyltransferase family protein — protein sequence MICREQFSLMGASVGVSYAGSVRELILRLKFHRLRVAAEVAAELVVSGLPEDMRVDVVTAVPISPARYHERGYNQSELIGRRVAARLALPYASLLVRTNSAHQLGEDRRTRLEQVRGAFAASRRVDGLRVLAVDDVITTGATLNQCAEVLRQAGAEWIWGAVVARRMRDAGDLA from the coding sequence ATGATCTGCCGCGAGCAATTTAGCTTGATGGGCGCAAGCGTGGGAGTGAGTTATGCGGGTTCGGTGCGCGAGCTCATCTTGCGTCTGAAATTTCATCGGTTACGCGTGGCGGCCGAGGTGGCGGCGGAGCTGGTGGTGAGTGGTTTGCCGGAGGATATGCGCGTGGATGTGGTGACGGCGGTGCCCATATCGCCGGCTCGGTATCATGAGCGGGGGTACAATCAGAGCGAGCTTATTGGCCGACGGGTGGCGGCGCGCCTGGCACTCCCCTACGCGTCTTTGCTGGTTCGCACTAATTCGGCCCATCAACTGGGCGAGGACCGGCGCACGCGCTTGGAGCAAGTGCGAGGCGCGTTTGCGGCTTCGCGGCGGGTGGACGGCCTGAGGGTTTTGGCGGTGGATGACGTGATTACTACCGGCGCCACACTGAACCAATGTGCCGAGGTTTTGAGGCAGGCGGGAGCCGAATGGATTTGGGGCGCAGTGGTGGCGCGGCGTATGCGGGATGCCGGAGATTTGGCATAA
- a CDS encoding Hsp20/alpha crystallin family protein produces the protein MPGKKNAAMNDQDNVLQDDFLDAPVEGEEDWMAEAEGQLAVDVYQTKENVVIKAPIAGVTPDKIDIEVAEDVVTIRGERVEEKEVDREHYYVQECYWGSFSRSVILPTSTIAEKAAASLKDGVLTVTIPKVAQDKVKKIKVKPVV, from the coding sequence ATGCCGGGCAAGAAAAACGCTGCTATGAACGATCAAGATAACGTACTACAAGATGATTTCCTCGATGCACCTGTAGAGGGCGAGGAAGATTGGATGGCGGAGGCCGAAGGCCAATTGGCCGTTGACGTCTACCAGACCAAAGAAAACGTCGTCATCAAGGCCCCCATCGCCGGCGTCACGCCGGACAAAATCGACATCGAGGTGGCCGAAGACGTCGTCACCATCCGTGGCGAGCGCGTCGAAGAAAAAGAGGTCGACCGCGAGCACTACTACGTACAAGAGTGCTACTGGGGATCCTTCTCCCGGTCAGTCATCCTACCCACCTCCACCATCGCCGAGAAAGCCGCCGCCAGCCTCAAGGACGGCGTCCTCACCGTCACCATCCCCAAGGTGGCCCAAGACAAAGTCAAAAAGATCAAGGTCAAGCCCGTCGTCTAG